A genomic window from Chitinophaga pollutisoli includes:
- a CDS encoding PmoA family protein — MAKPYYVLCCLALFFGHSTLAQVVARVTVKAGAVDRHHSIVRTPFAAEAGYTYKLVGLENGRKVNYVPQMEDGIMTWRLEGDLPANTERQYDLVREKIRGVWRAANPEEGVSFEEKDGGYTISPGSFKALHYRAETMEPPAGVDTAYRRGGFIHPVWTPSGKVLTQIHPKDHYHHLGIWSPWTDTEFEGKTVDFWNLAKRSGTVRPIASPRNRRSNGRVFGGFRQVQDYVVLGNPDRTAMSEELEVIVYGKPDENITWDYNSTLQCASAAPITLNEYRYGGGFAIRGAEEWNNANSKVITSEGKTRKDADGSVARWFIIQGELKGGKGGLLVLSDPNNFNSPQPLRVWPENDQHGQVFANFSPTKNKPWPLVPGQTYAQRYRIVTFDGEMTAEEAEKRWKDYAVPAEVTLESVRRK; from the coding sequence ATGGCAAAACCGTATTATGTCCTATGTTGCCTTGCGCTCTTTTTCGGCCATTCCACGTTGGCACAGGTGGTAGCCCGGGTTACCGTAAAAGCGGGGGCCGTAGACCGGCATCACTCCATCGTTCGCACGCCGTTCGCGGCAGAAGCGGGTTATACGTATAAACTGGTTGGTCTGGAAAACGGCCGGAAAGTCAATTACGTTCCGCAAATGGAAGATGGCATCATGACCTGGCGCCTCGAAGGGGATTTACCCGCAAATACGGAGCGGCAATACGACCTCGTCCGGGAAAAGATCCGCGGCGTATGGCGCGCTGCCAATCCAGAAGAGGGTGTAAGTTTTGAAGAGAAAGACGGCGGCTATACGATCAGCCCGGGATCCTTCAAGGCATTGCACTACCGCGCCGAAACCATGGAACCTCCGGCAGGCGTGGACACCGCCTACCGCCGTGGAGGCTTCATCCACCCCGTTTGGACGCCCTCCGGCAAAGTGCTCACCCAAATCCATCCCAAAGACCATTACCACCACCTCGGCATCTGGAGCCCCTGGACCGACACAGAGTTCGAAGGTAAAACAGTGGATTTCTGGAACCTGGCCAAACGCTCCGGCACCGTGCGCCCTATAGCCTCGCCCCGCAACCGCCGCTCGAATGGCAGGGTTTTCGGCGGATTCCGGCAGGTGCAGGATTACGTTGTCCTCGGAAACCCGGATCGCACCGCCATGTCCGAAGAACTGGAAGTAATCGTTTACGGCAAGCCCGACGAAAATATCACCTGGGATTATAACTCCACCCTCCAATGCGCATCCGCAGCTCCCATCACCCTCAACGAATACCGCTATGGCGGCGGGTTTGCGATACGCGGCGCGGAAGAATGGAATAACGCCAACAGCAAAGTCATCACCTCCGAAGGAAAGACCCGCAAGGACGCCGACGGCTCCGTGGCGCGGTGGTTCATCATCCAGGGAGAGCTGAAAGGCGGCAAAGGCGGACTGCTCGTGCTTTCCGATCCCAACAACTTCAATTCCCCCCAACCCCTTCGCGTATGGCCGGAGAACGACCAGCATGGACAGGTTTTCGCAAACTTTAGCCCCACGAAAAACAAGCCCTGGCCGCTTGTGCCGGGGCAAACCTACGCGCAACGCTATCGTATCGTGACTTTCGACGGGGAAATGACGGCGGAGGAAGCGGAAAAACGCTGGAAAGACTACGCCGTTCCGGCGGAAGTCACGCTGGAATCGGTGCGCCGGAAATAA
- a CDS encoding NAD-dependent succinate-semialdehyde dehydrogenase, giving the protein MSFESIYPYNGEPIASYPAHTPEQLQDKLKAGHRAFHALRQAGVNQRSEWMNKVAELLKSQADQHAELITREMGKTLKEAKAEVLKCASTAEYYANNIESFLQPRIIESDARKSYAAFEPKGIILAIMPWNFPFWQVFRFAIPNLLAGNAAVLKHASNTSGCGLAIEQVFLEAGFPEGSFQALLVASKDIESIIADARVQGVTLTGSTPAGMSVAALSGKHLKKTVLELGGSDPFIVLKDADLKTAAATAVKARMQNAGQSCIAAKRWIVEKSIAEDFTQQVQSIISSMKQGDPFLPETDLGPMARPDLAKELNEQLQSTIWQGAELLAGGEQNKANFAATLLSGVKPGMTAFDQETFGPLAVVITANDEQDAIRLANNTPFGLGSSIWTKDLEKAARLAPLIESGNVFVNAMVRSDARLPFGGIKQSGYGRELSVEGVHEFLNIKTVYIQ; this is encoded by the coding sequence ATGAGTTTCGAGAGCATATACCCCTACAACGGAGAACCCATCGCCAGCTATCCGGCGCATACGCCCGAACAGCTGCAGGACAAGCTGAAGGCCGGCCACCGCGCTTTCCATGCCCTTCGCCAGGCTGGCGTGAACCAGCGGTCGGAATGGATGAATAAAGTAGCGGAACTGCTGAAGTCGCAGGCTGATCAGCACGCGGAACTGATTACCCGGGAAATGGGTAAAACACTCAAAGAAGCGAAGGCGGAAGTGTTGAAGTGCGCTTCTACCGCCGAATATTACGCCAACAACATCGAAAGCTTCCTCCAGCCGCGGATCATCGAATCCGATGCGCGTAAAAGTTACGCCGCATTTGAACCGAAAGGCATCATACTCGCCATCATGCCCTGGAACTTCCCTTTCTGGCAGGTATTCCGCTTCGCGATACCCAACCTGCTGGCCGGAAATGCCGCTGTGCTCAAACACGCCAGCAACACCAGCGGTTGCGGGCTCGCCATCGAGCAGGTGTTCCTGGAAGCAGGCTTCCCGGAAGGTTCTTTTCAGGCTTTGCTGGTAGCTTCGAAAGACATTGAGTCCATCATAGCCGACGCCCGCGTGCAGGGCGTAACGCTCACCGGCAGTACTCCCGCCGGTATGAGCGTGGCGGCGCTGTCCGGAAAACACCTGAAGAAAACGGTATTGGAACTGGGCGGCAGCGATCCTTTCATCGTCCTGAAAGACGCGGACCTCAAAACGGCGGCCGCCACGGCGGTGAAAGCGCGGATGCAGAACGCCGGCCAATCCTGTATCGCCGCCAAACGCTGGATCGTGGAAAAGAGCATCGCGGAAGATTTCACACAACAGGTACAAAGCATTATTTCCTCCATGAAACAGGGCGATCCCTTCCTCCCGGAAACCGACCTCGGCCCCATGGCCCGCCCCGATCTCGCCAAAGAACTCAACGAACAATTGCAAAGCACCATCTGGCAAGGCGCCGAACTACTGGCGGGTGGCGAACAAAACAAGGCGAACTTCGCCGCCACATTGCTTTCCGGCGTTAAACCGGGTATGACGGCCTTCGACCAGGAAACCTTCGGCCCGCTGGCCGTCGTTATTACCGCCAACGATGAGCAGGACGCCATCCGGCTGGCGAATAATACTCCCTTCGGGCTGGGCTCCTCCATCTGGACCAAAGACCTTGAAAAAGCCGCGCGCCTGGCGCCTTTGATCGAAAGCGGCAACGTGTTCGTCAACGCCATGGTCCGTTCCGACGCGCGCCTGCCTTTCGGCGGCATCAAGCAGTCGGGTTACGGGCGCGAGCTGTCCGTCGAGGGCGTTCATGAATTCCTCAATATTAAAACCGTTTACATCCAGTAA
- a CDS encoding MFS transporter: MAICTGLIVANIYYAQPLLVLIAREFNVTESNAGQVTFFTQIGYALGLLFCVPLGDKLERRGQILVMTACAVAALAAAALSFNITMLKITGFVIGFTSIVPQLILPMAASLAEPSKRGKVIGVIMSGLLIGILLSRTISGFVGQHLGWRGMFWIAAGLSFALMMLMVASFPKSRPAFTGTYGELMQSVMRLMKEQPLLREASVINACCFAVFGLFWTTSVFLLSNPPYNYGSDVIGLLGLAAATGALGAPLVGRIADKKNPRIAIGYGISLVFISYLIFWAFSQSIIGIVAGIVLLDLGLQGVHVSNQTRIYALLPEARNRMNTVFMTASFLGTSLGSGIGLWVWGIGKWTGVCIAGLAITGIGIALYALTYNREEVASMNQDGLRV; encoded by the coding sequence ATGGCTATCTGCACAGGCCTCATCGTAGCGAACATATATTATGCACAACCCTTGCTGGTACTTATTGCGCGGGAATTTAACGTTACCGAGTCCAACGCGGGCCAGGTGACTTTCTTCACGCAGATCGGATATGCGCTGGGATTGCTTTTCTGCGTTCCCCTGGGCGACAAGCTGGAGCGGCGCGGCCAAATCCTCGTGATGACGGCATGCGCGGTAGCGGCCCTCGCGGCGGCGGCGCTTTCTTTTAATATCACGATGCTGAAGATCACGGGATTCGTTATTGGCTTTACGTCGATCGTGCCGCAGCTGATCCTGCCCATGGCGGCGTCACTGGCGGAGCCTTCGAAGCGGGGCAAGGTGATCGGGGTGATTATGAGCGGCTTGCTTATCGGCATCTTGCTGTCGCGCACGATCAGCGGTTTTGTGGGGCAGCACCTGGGCTGGCGCGGGATGTTCTGGATAGCGGCCGGTTTGTCTTTCGCGCTGATGATGCTCATGGTGGCGTCGTTCCCGAAGAGCCGACCTGCTTTTACGGGGACATACGGCGAGTTGATGCAGTCAGTGATGCGGTTGATGAAAGAGCAGCCTTTGCTGCGGGAGGCTTCGGTGATCAACGCCTGCTGTTTCGCAGTTTTCGGATTGTTCTGGACCACGTCGGTGTTCCTGTTGAGTAACCCGCCATACAATTACGGGAGCGACGTGATCGGGCTCCTCGGGCTGGCGGCCGCCACGGGCGCGCTCGGCGCCCCGCTGGTCGGGCGGATCGCGGATAAGAAGAACCCGCGCATCGCCATCGGCTACGGTATCTCGCTTGTGTTTATTTCCTATCTTATTTTCTGGGCATTCAGCCAATCGATCATTGGCATCGTTGCCGGGATCGTCCTGCTCGATCTCGGCCTTCAGGGTGTTCACGTCTCCAACCAAACCCGCATCTACGCACTGCTGCCCGAAGCCCGCAACCGGATGAATACCGTATTCATGACCGCGTCTTTCCTCGGCACTTCCCTCGGCTCCGGTATTGGCCTCTGGGTGTGGGGCATCGGCAAATGGACCGGCGTCTGCATCGCAGGCCTCGCCATCACGGGGATCGGTATTGCCCTGTATGCGCTCACCTACAATAGGGAAGAGGTAGCATCCATGAACCAGGATGGATTAAGGGTTTAA
- a CDS encoding 4-alpha-glucanotransferase produces the protein MTLRFYVRFASVWGQQLVLCLDNGQRQPMEYAGPELWATALECDGAAIRYLYCVESDVCLEETHLREVKLPVGVSAISLYDIFLWPGSLEATWMRAPFTEIFFAGDQHGENRVATGTQVLTNTHQFRVRVPLLSPEKRVWLLGSTEALGNWAPDFAIGMEAGDDGTFTCNVDLPVNSAVAYKYCISGGDDDWQWEQGENRNYFSEGRAVIDDGFARFPRAPWKGAGVAVPVYSLRTQNGLGCGEFNDLPLLGEWAANVGLRMIQLLPVNDTVWTRTWHDSYPYAAVSAFALNPIYIHLPRLGTVETYSTLQQQLDQEKMDFDTTLAVKEQYLRAFYQEFVPDDAYKLWETNQDHWLPAYTRFCCRRDHSEDPGYYRYVQYQLHRQFADAAGKLRDKGIALKGDLPIGMFSQSADVQELPDLFDTSVQAGAPPDEFAAEGQNWGFPAYQWERMAAQHFVWWKSRLQHMAQYFSAIRIDHVLGFFRLWQVPKDAGSALLGYFHPAFPFTETALVAAGIPFSRERYCRPYITDAVVSAVFGSDAESVKQQYLEPQSPGFYRIKPLPASRDIHPSIQAGLRQLAANVLFLEPQENQFHPRFNMADTLSFQALPPAEQDILRNLSNDFFYHRHDALWRKTAMQRLPVLTSATNMLVCGEDLGLIPHSVPEVMASLGILGLEVDRMPRYPGRTPADAPYLSVVTPSTHDMSTLRSEIPGDKEPVIRRQLLSPAMWCILQLQDWLSLDDSIPHPVNPDDERINVPSIQPWNWGYRIPLTLESLLEATSLETKMRALIHGAGRMHGSPD, from the coding sequence ATGACCCTTCGCTTTTACGTCCGCTTTGCTTCCGTTTGGGGGCAGCAACTGGTGCTTTGCCTGGATAACGGGCAACGCCAGCCGATGGAGTATGCTGGACCAGAATTGTGGGCAACCGCATTGGAGTGCGATGGGGCGGCGATCCGCTACCTTTATTGTGTGGAGTCGGACGTATGCCTGGAAGAGACGCACTTACGGGAAGTGAAATTGCCGGTCGGGGTAAGTGCCATTTCCTTGTACGATATCTTCCTTTGGCCGGGTTCGCTGGAAGCGACATGGATGAGGGCGCCGTTTACAGAGATATTTTTTGCCGGGGATCAACATGGAGAAAACCGTGTGGCTACGGGAACGCAAGTACTCACGAATACGCACCAATTCAGGGTGCGTGTGCCTTTGCTTTCGCCGGAGAAGCGTGTATGGCTCCTCGGAAGCACGGAAGCCCTCGGCAACTGGGCTCCCGATTTTGCCATAGGCATGGAAGCCGGTGATGACGGAACGTTTACCTGCAATGTTGACCTGCCGGTGAACTCGGCGGTTGCCTATAAATATTGCATCTCAGGCGGCGACGACGACTGGCAATGGGAGCAAGGTGAAAACAGGAATTACTTTTCGGAAGGCCGCGCCGTTATCGACGACGGTTTTGCCAGATTCCCGCGGGCGCCATGGAAAGGAGCGGGCGTTGCCGTGCCGGTATATTCCCTGCGCACACAAAATGGATTGGGCTGCGGCGAATTCAACGATCTTCCCCTTCTGGGAGAATGGGCCGCCAACGTGGGGCTCCGGATGATACAGCTGCTGCCGGTCAACGATACGGTATGGACGAGGACCTGGCACGATTCATATCCTTATGCCGCTGTTTCCGCTTTCGCACTGAACCCAATTTATATTCATCTCCCCCGCCTGGGAACGGTGGAAACATATTCCACCTTGCAGCAACAGCTCGACCAGGAGAAAATGGATTTCGACACCACGCTGGCGGTCAAAGAGCAGTACCTCCGCGCTTTTTACCAGGAATTTGTTCCGGACGATGCTTACAAACTTTGGGAGACAAATCAGGATCACTGGTTGCCTGCATATACCCGGTTCTGTTGCAGGCGGGATCATAGCGAAGACCCGGGGTATTATAGGTACGTCCAATATCAGCTGCATCGCCAGTTTGCGGATGCAGCAGGTAAATTGCGGGATAAAGGGATTGCGCTGAAAGGGGATTTGCCGATCGGGATGTTTTCGCAAAGCGCGGATGTACAGGAATTGCCGGATTTGTTCGACACTTCCGTTCAGGCAGGCGCCCCGCCAGATGAGTTTGCGGCCGAGGGTCAGAACTGGGGCTTCCCGGCTTATCAATGGGAACGAATGGCTGCGCAGCACTTTGTGTGGTGGAAGAGCCGGTTGCAACACATGGCGCAATACTTCTCCGCTATCCGGATCGACCATGTGCTGGGATTCTTCCGGCTGTGGCAAGTCCCGAAAGACGCCGGCAGCGCATTACTGGGTTATTTCCATCCCGCGTTCCCCTTTACGGAAACGGCGCTCGTCGCGGCGGGGATCCCGTTTTCGCGGGAACGGTATTGCCGGCCTTATATAACGGATGCGGTTGTATCCGCTGTTTTTGGAAGTGACGCAGAAAGTGTAAAACAGCAGTACCTGGAGCCCCAGTCCCCAGGTTTCTACAGAATCAAACCGCTCCCCGCATCCCGCGACATTCATCCTTCCATCCAGGCCGGCCTCCGGCAACTCGCCGCCAATGTCCTTTTCCTCGAACCTCAGGAAAACCAGTTCCATCCTAGGTTCAACATGGCCGATACGTTGTCGTTCCAGGCATTGCCGCCAGCAGAGCAAGATATCCTCCGCAACCTGTCCAATGATTTCTTCTACCACCGCCACGACGCGCTCTGGCGCAAAACCGCCATGCAAAGGTTACCTGTACTTACCAGCGCTACCAACATGCTCGTGTGCGGAGAAGATCTCGGGCTCATCCCGCACAGCGTTCCCGAAGTAATGGCCAGCCTGGGCATCCTTGGCCTCGAAGTGGACCGCATGCCACGGTACCCCGGCAGAACGCCCGCGGATGCGCCTTATCTCTCGGTCGTAACACCATCCACCCATGATATGAGCACCCTTCGCAGCGAAATCCCCGGTGATAAAGAACCGGTCATACGCCGGCAACTCCTATCGCCGGCCATGTGGTGCATCCTGCAGCTGCAGGACTGGCTTTCACTCGACGATTCCATCCCGCATCCCGTGAATCCCGACGACGAACGCATCAACGTCCCTTCTATTCAGCCCTGGAACTGGGGTTACAGAATCCCCCTTACCCTCGAATCCCTCCTGGAAGCAACATCCCTCGAAACCAAGATGCGCGCCCTTATCCACGGAGCCGGCCGCATGCATGGTTCGCCTGACTGA
- a CDS encoding BPSS1187 family protein, translating into MIRTLTLCTLLTAACSKSPESPASPGLREHIVPPSTTHSSINTYNNPHYAYVVPDDKRRGQLLVFLPGTGAEPKNYRKFIRLAAEKGHHAIGLMYPNEPAINQFCATSGDVTAHSRARLEIIDGADRHPNVSVNADNSIIHRLTALLQYLHQNHPGENWAQFLANGQPAWEKICIAGHSQGAGHAGVMGKHYPLARVILFSGMDYLTNGQIPDWVTNTTRSNIYYALQHEKDELLDIQMVRTAWAHLAMGMPASADQFIPANGRALVTKATPALLLPARFHNMTVADVFVPVSIAEQAWLHLLQ; encoded by the coding sequence ATGATCCGTACCCTGACACTTTGCACCCTGCTCACCGCAGCCTGCTCCAAATCACCTGAAAGCCCCGCCTCGCCGGGCCTCCGCGAACATATCGTTCCGCCATCCACCACCCATTCCTCCATCAACACCTACAATAACCCGCATTACGCATACGTCGTACCCGACGATAAACGCCGCGGCCAACTACTGGTATTCCTTCCCGGAACCGGCGCGGAACCTAAAAACTATCGCAAATTCATACGCCTTGCCGCCGAAAAAGGGCACCATGCCATCGGGCTCATGTATCCCAACGAACCGGCTATCAACCAGTTCTGTGCTACCTCTGGCGATGTGACCGCCCACTCCCGCGCCCGCCTCGAAATCATCGATGGCGCCGACCGTCATCCCAATGTATCGGTCAACGCCGATAACTCCATCATCCACCGGCTGACCGCCCTCCTGCAATACCTGCATCAAAACCACCCCGGCGAAAACTGGGCGCAATTCCTCGCAAACGGCCAGCCCGCCTGGGAGAAAATCTGCATCGCCGGGCACTCCCAGGGCGCCGGCCATGCCGGCGTGATGGGTAAACATTACCCCCTCGCCCGCGTGATCCTCTTCTCCGGCATGGATTACCTCACCAACGGCCAGATTCCCGACTGGGTCACCAACACTACGCGCAGCAACATCTATTACGCGCTCCAACACGAAAAAGACGAGCTCCTCGATATACAAATGGTCAGAACCGCCTGGGCGCACCTCGCCATGGGCATGCCCGCATCGGCCGATCAGTTCATCCCGGCGAATGGCCGCGCGCTTGTCACCAAAGCCACACCGGCGTTATTGCTTCCCGCACGCTTCCACAATATGACGGTGGCCGACGTTTTCGTACCCGTTTCCATCGCGGAACAGGCCTGGCTGCACCTCCTGCAATAA
- the pfkA gene encoding 6-phosphofructokinase: MKKVNNIAVLTSGGDAPGMNAAIRAVVRTGIYHQLNVFGVMYGYKGMLTGEIFPMESKSVANIIQRGGTVLKTARCKEFYEPEGRKKAYENLKKFGIDGLVVIGGDGSFKGAQKFSQEFDIPCIGLPGTIDKDIAGTDFTIGFDTAVNTAVEAIDKIRDTADAHDRLFIIEVMGRDAGYIALHSGIATGAEHILIPEHKTNIDDVIDHLTANERRSKMVNLIVVAEGDEFGGADEVARHVKERMPQLDTRVTVLGHIQRGGSPTCLDRLVASRMGYAAVDALLNGTTNVMVGIVNNEIQFTPLDKAVKAKQQIDPEWLKIVKILAS; this comes from the coding sequence ATGAAAAAAGTGAACAACATCGCAGTTCTTACCTCCGGGGGCGACGCTCCGGGGATGAACGCAGCCATCCGGGCGGTAGTCAGAACGGGCATCTATCATCAGCTGAATGTTTTTGGAGTGATGTATGGTTACAAAGGCATGTTGACAGGGGAAATCTTCCCTATGGAATCCAAGTCTGTCGCCAATATCATCCAGCGCGGGGGGACCGTCCTCAAAACCGCCCGCTGCAAAGAATTCTATGAGCCAGAAGGCCGCAAAAAAGCTTACGAGAACCTGAAGAAATTCGGGATCGACGGGCTGGTGGTTATCGGGGGCGACGGTTCCTTCAAAGGCGCCCAGAAATTCAGCCAGGAATTCGACATTCCCTGTATCGGCCTCCCCGGCACCATCGACAAAGACATTGCCGGCACCGATTTCACCATCGGCTTTGACACGGCCGTGAACACCGCCGTGGAAGCGATCGACAAGATCCGCGACACCGCCGACGCGCACGACCGCCTTTTCATCATCGAAGTAATGGGCCGCGACGCCGGGTATATCGCCCTGCACAGCGGCATCGCCACGGGTGCGGAGCACATCCTCATCCCCGAGCATAAAACCAATATCGACGACGTGATCGATCACCTCACCGCCAACGAGCGCCGTTCCAAAATGGTGAACCTCATCGTGGTGGCCGAAGGCGACGAATTTGGCGGGGCCGACGAAGTAGCCCGACACGTAAAGGAAAGAATGCCGCAGCTCGATACCCGCGTAACTGTTCTCGGGCACATCCAGCGCGGGGGCTCCCCTACCTGCCTCGACCGGCTCGTGGCCAGCCGTATGGGCTACGCCGCGGTAGACGCCCTCCTCAACGGCACCACCAACGTCATGGTAGGCATCGTCAACAACGAAATTCAATTCACCCCGCTCGATAAGGCCGTGAAAGCCAAACAACAAATCGATCCGGAATGGTTAAAGATTGTCAAAATTCTTGCGAGTTAA
- a CDS encoding dipeptide epimerase, whose protein sequence is MELTLYPFELKFRHTFTISRKSKDVQPLLVAKLAQSGFSGIGETADNSYYNITVPMLMDAINAHRPFIESYTLDTPEAFWDEMYPRLKNNMFALCAIDLAAHDLYAQQLGKKLYEIWHLDPADNPMTDYTIGIDTVEHMVCKLQEFPWPIYKIKLGTKDDIAIIRELRKHTDSIFRVDANCAWGVDETLRNAEAFRHLGVEFIEQPMPAADWEGMKKVFEQSVLPIFADESCIVEQDVARCHGYFHGINIKLTKCGGITPARRMILEAKQRGMKVMTGSMNESTVGTSAVAHLLPYLDYVDMDGPLLLAEDIADGVRIENGVIHYADRNGTGAVLTRTR, encoded by the coding sequence ATGGAATTGACATTATATCCCTTTGAACTCAAATTCCGGCATACTTTCACCATCTCCCGGAAAAGCAAAGACGTGCAGCCACTTCTCGTGGCAAAGCTTGCCCAGAGCGGGTTCAGCGGTATCGGGGAAACCGCCGACAATTCCTATTACAACATCACTGTTCCCATGCTGATGGACGCCATCAACGCGCATCGCCCTTTCATCGAAAGCTATACGCTCGACACGCCTGAGGCATTCTGGGACGAAATGTACCCCCGGCTTAAAAACAATATGTTCGCGCTTTGCGCCATCGATCTCGCCGCGCACGATCTCTACGCGCAACAACTCGGTAAGAAGCTATACGAAATATGGCATCTCGATCCGGCCGATAATCCCATGACCGATTACACGATCGGGATCGATACGGTCGAACATATGGTCTGCAAGCTGCAGGAATTTCCCTGGCCGATTTATAAAATCAAACTGGGAACGAAAGACGATATCGCCATCATCCGTGAGCTGCGGAAACATACTGACAGCATTTTCAGGGTGGATGCGAATTGCGCATGGGGGGTAGATGAAACCCTCCGGAATGCGGAAGCCTTCCGCCACCTGGGTGTTGAATTTATCGAGCAACCCATGCCCGCGGCGGATTGGGAGGGTATGAAGAAAGTTTTCGAGCAGTCGGTACTTCCCATTTTCGCGGACGAAAGCTGCATCGTGGAACAGGACGTGGCCCGCTGCCACGGCTATTTTCATGGCATCAACATAAAACTCACCAAATGCGGCGGCATTACGCCCGCCCGGCGGATGATCCTCGAAGCCAAACAACGCGGCATGAAGGTCATGACGGGTAGTATGAACGAAAGCACCGTGGGTACTTCCGCCGTTGCGCATCTCCTTCCATACCTCGATTATGTAGACATGGATGGCCCGCTCCTCCTCGCGGAGGATATCGCCGATGGCGTTCGTATCGAAAACGGTGTGATCCATTATGCGGACCGCAACGGAACGGGCGCTGTGCTCACCCGTACCCGCTAA
- the pyk gene encoding pyruvate kinase codes for MSTKDLSKYFHKEMDNQAGASHAKQKTKIVATVGPASDTYEKLLELVQAGVNVFRLNFSHGAHEDKLRIINYIRQINKTEPYNVAILADLQGPKLRVGEIENNALPLKTGDILTFTTEKCVGTMERIYVSYHDLPRDVRPGQKILLDDGKIETVVKEVTPDNLIKAEVLLGGVLSSKKGFNLPDTKVSLPALTEKDEVDLDFIIDNECDWVALSFVRNVKDLALLRKRLSDRNSKIKIISKIEKPEAIQNLKEIIWESDGVMIARGDLGVELPVEMVPMIQKDIIRKCIHRAKPVIVATQMMESMIDRTRPNRSEITDVANAVLEGADAVMLSGETATGNYPTLVIQTMRKIIGEVEKESIIYNRNLIPHRHSPTFLSDALCYNACKIAEDLEADALIGMTQSGYTGFMLSSYRPKSPLFIFTKERSLVNQLSLSWGVRAFYYGEEESLDDIISDQINILKERGFLKANDVVVNTGSTPVKEHLPTNILKITRVPE; via the coding sequence ATGAGTACAAAAGATCTGTCCAAATACTTTCATAAGGAAATGGACAACCAGGCAGGTGCATCGCATGCCAAGCAAAAAACGAAAATTGTGGCAACCGTTGGCCCCGCCAGCGATACCTACGAGAAACTATTGGAACTTGTGCAGGCTGGTGTGAATGTCTTCCGCCTGAACTTTTCTCATGGCGCCCATGAAGACAAGCTGCGGATCATCAACTACATCCGCCAGATCAATAAAACAGAGCCCTACAACGTGGCGATCCTTGCCGACTTGCAAGGCCCGAAACTGCGCGTAGGCGAAATCGAAAACAACGCCCTCCCGCTCAAAACCGGTGATATCCTCACCTTCACCACTGAAAAATGCGTGGGCACCATGGAAAGAATCTACGTTTCTTACCATGACCTCCCCCGCGACGTGCGCCCCGGCCAGAAAATCCTGCTGGACGACGGCAAAATCGAAACCGTGGTGAAAGAAGTAACACCCGACAACCTCATCAAAGCAGAAGTACTGCTCGGCGGCGTGCTGTCCTCCAAAAAAGGCTTCAACCTCCCCGATACCAAAGTTTCCCTCCCCGCCCTCACCGAAAAAGACGAAGTTGACCTCGACTTCATCATCGACAATGAATGCGACTGGGTGGCGCTGTCTTTCGTGCGTAACGTAAAAGACCTTGCCCTGCTGCGCAAGCGCTTGTCCGACCGCAATTCCAAGATTAAGATCATCTCCAAGATCGAGAAGCCGGAAGCGATCCAGAACCTGAAAGAAATCATCTGGGAAAGCGATGGCGTAATGATCGCCCGTGGCGACCTCGGCGTGGAGCTTCCCGTTGAAATGGTGCCCATGATCCAGAAAGACATTATCCGCAAGTGCATCCACCGCGCGAAACCGGTGATCGTGGCTACGCAGATGATGGAATCCATGATCGACCGCACCCGCCCGAACCGCTCCGAGATCACCGACGTGGCCAATGCCGTACTGGAAGGTGCAGACGCCGTGATGCTGTCCGGCGAAACCGCTACCGGTAACTATCCCACGCTGGTTATCCAGACCATGCGCAAGATCATCGGTGAAGTAGAGAAAGAAAGCATCATCTACAACCGCAACCTGATCCCTCACCGCCACTCTCCCACCTTCCTCAGCGACGCACTGTGCTACAACGCCTGCAAAATCGCGGAAGACCTGGAGGCAGACGCGCTGATCGGTATGACGCAGTCCGGGTACACCGGTTTCATGCTCTCCAGCTACCGTCCGAAATCGCCGCTGTTCATCTTCACCAAAGAGCGTTCGCTGGTAAACCAGCTGAGCCTCAGCTGGGGCGTTCGCGCGTTCTATTACGGCGAAGAGGAAAGCCTGGACGATATCATCTCCGACCAGATCAACATCCTGAAAGAGCGTGGTTTCTTAAAAGCGAACGACGTGGTGGTGAACACCGGCAGCACGCCCGTAAAAGAGCACCTGCCCACCAACATTCTGAAAATCACAAGAGTACCCGAGTAA